A window from Sphingobacterium hotanense encodes these proteins:
- a CDS encoding substrate-binding domain-containing protein, whose amino-acid sequence MAGELNKKHFGIKDIAKLANVSIATVDRVLNNRKDVSETTRQRVLAIIKEHNYQPNLFARSLSVKNNIHVAVIIPKTSFQTGYWALCLEGINKGKEELQPFGIITTIFLYDQEDVTTFRKETEELLSENFTAVVIAPIFVKETEEFVQVCHQRRMQTIYINSDIPTKSTLGYIGPDLYSTGRLAGNLTSYLVKPKSSILVLNVAKGIENYRYLDTKIDGFKEYLLSYDPSINIDIVDIPYNEYEEVELELKINIKKYDPDLIFFTNSRVAFLGRFYADHPDLKKPPIIGFDFLSSNVEYLADGIVDFLICQRPDKQGYFALNYLYRYFLKKENFEGYKPMPIDILTKENYLFYEN is encoded by the coding sequence ATGGCAGGCGAGCTAAATAAGAAACATTTCGGTATTAAAGATATAGCTAAGTTGGCGAATGTTTCGATTGCGACGGTCGATCGTGTTCTTAATAATCGAAAAGACGTTTCCGAAACAACTCGGCAACGTGTTTTGGCGATTATTAAAGAGCATAACTATCAGCCTAATCTTTTTGCTCGAAGCCTTTCTGTAAAAAATAATATTCACGTTGCGGTTATTATTCCCAAGACTTCATTCCAGACCGGTTATTGGGCGCTTTGCTTAGAGGGGATTAATAAAGGCAAAGAAGAGTTACAGCCTTTTGGAATCATAACAACAATATTTTTATACGATCAAGAGGATGTGACAACTTTTAGAAAAGAAACTGAGGAGCTCCTCTCGGAGAATTTTACGGCCGTTGTTATTGCTCCAATCTTTGTCAAAGAGACGGAAGAGTTTGTGCAGGTCTGCCATCAACGACGAATGCAAACCATTTATATTAACTCCGATATACCGACGAAATCTACACTTGGCTATATTGGTCCGGATCTTTATAGCACAGGACGGTTGGCAGGTAATTTAACTTCTTATTTGGTGAAACCAAAGTCGAGTATCCTAGTGTTAAATGTGGCTAAGGGTATTGAGAACTATCGTTATTTGGATACCAAGATTGATGGTTTTAAAGAGTATCTCCTAAGCTATGATCCTTCAATCAATATCGATATCGTTGATATCCCATATAATGAATACGAAGAAGTAGAATTGGAACTGAAAATCAACATTAAGAAGTATGACCCTGATTTGATTTTCTTTACAAATTCGCGCGTTGCGTTTCTTGGGCGTTTCTACGCTGATCACCCCGATCTGAAAAAGCCACCCATTATCGGATTCGACTTCTTATCGTCAAACGTCGAATATCTCGCGGATGGAATCGTCGATTTCCTGATCTGCCAACGTCCGGATAAGCAGGGGTATTTTGCGCTGAATTACCTTTATCGATACTTTCTAAAGAAGGAAAATTTTGAAGGTTATAAGCCCATGCCTATCGATATTCTCACTAAAGAGAACTATTTGTTCTACGAAAATTAA
- a CDS encoding ankyrin repeat domain-containing protein, producing the protein MSLTVLEEYIETGNHQDLNLLLSKNPDLLKESTSHEISPLLLACYYNKTQIVQVMLKYLSSITIHEACAAGLSEQVRFMLEQKPDVINEVSSHGFYPIGIAAHFGQEEIVRMLLRSHANPNAASKNGYQVYPIHAALSAQQDNIVKMLIEAGAEVNVVQSSHITPMHLAAQQGNIDLIIILLEHGADISVRNEFGQTASDLAAEKGFHDIAEILKS; encoded by the coding sequence ATGAGTTTGACAGTTTTAGAGGAATATATTGAAACGGGGAACCATCAAGACTTGAATCTTTTGTTGAGTAAAAACCCAGATTTATTAAAAGAAAGTACGAGCCACGAAATATCACCCTTGCTCTTGGCTTGCTATTATAATAAAACGCAGATTGTTCAGGTTATGCTCAAATACTTATCCAGCATTACCATACATGAAGCATGCGCAGCAGGACTCAGCGAGCAGGTGCGATTTATGTTGGAACAAAAACCAGATGTCATCAACGAAGTTTCCTCTCATGGTTTCTATCCAATCGGGATAGCAGCTCATTTTGGACAAGAGGAGATCGTCAGGATGTTACTGCGTAGCCACGCGAACCCAAACGCGGCTTCTAAGAATGGGTATCAAGTCTATCCAATTCATGCAGCATTGAGCGCACAGCAAGATAATATCGTAAAGATGTTGATTGAAGCAGGTGCGGAAGTAAATGTAGTTCAATCTTCACATATCACACCAATGCATCTTGCTGCGCAGCAGGGCAACATTGATTTGATTATTATTTTGCTTGAACATGGGGCAGATATCAGCGTTAGAAACGAATTTGGTCAAACCGCATCCGACCTTGCTGCCGAAAAAGGTTTTCATGATATAGCCGAAATATTAAAGAGCTAA
- the ribD gene encoding bifunctional diaminohydroxyphosphoribosylaminopyrimidine deaminase/5-amino-6-(5-phosphoribosylamino)uracil reductase RibD: protein MMSDQDYMQRCLDLAVLGGGTTSPNPMVGAVIVFQDQIIGEGFTSPYGGAHAEVNAVNQAIERYGETQAKAMFREATIYVSLEPCAHFGKTPPCADLLVNMGFQKAVIACLDPFAKVNGAGLKKLQDAGMETEVGLLEKQAKWINRRFFTKLEKSRPYIILKWAQTADGFFAPLEDAQKWISNIASKQLVHKWRAEEDAILVGKNTAILDNPSLTVRDWKGTNPKRILIDKNLAVPQDFAILNDQAETIVFNAVKTEWQGHLKFVELENFDLYLPQQILYQLYLMDVQSIIIEGGKKTLDMFIDAGLWDEARIFRSAETWSDGIPAPHIEGEEWNLVKVGSDSFQTLIHS from the coding sequence ATGATGAGTGATCAAGATTACATGCAGCGCTGTTTGGATTTGGCGGTATTAGGAGGAGGGACAACAAGCCCGAATCCTATGGTTGGGGCAGTAATTGTATTTCAAGATCAAATCATCGGTGAGGGTTTCACTTCTCCCTATGGTGGAGCTCATGCGGAAGTAAATGCGGTTAATCAAGCGATTGAGCGGTATGGCGAAACACAGGCGAAGGCGATGTTTAGAGAGGCAACGATTTATGTGAGTTTGGAGCCTTGCGCCCATTTTGGGAAAACACCTCCCTGCGCAGATCTTCTTGTTAATATGGGCTTTCAGAAAGCTGTTATCGCATGTTTAGACCCTTTTGCCAAAGTTAATGGCGCAGGTTTAAAAAAACTTCAAGATGCTGGAATGGAGACCGAGGTTGGACTGCTGGAAAAGCAAGCAAAATGGATAAACCGTCGATTTTTTACAAAATTGGAGAAATCACGTCCTTATATCATTTTAAAATGGGCACAAACGGCTGATGGTTTTTTTGCGCCGCTTGAAGACGCACAGAAATGGATATCGAATATTGCGAGCAAGCAGTTGGTTCACAAATGGCGAGCCGAAGAGGATGCTATCCTGGTTGGTAAGAATACGGCGATTCTTGATAATCCAAGTCTCACAGTCCGTGATTGGAAAGGAACGAATCCCAAGCGAATATTGATAGATAAAAATTTAGCCGTTCCTCAGGATTTTGCTATTTTGAATGATCAGGCGGAGACCATCGTGTTCAATGCCGTAAAGACAGAGTGGCAAGGGCATCTTAAATTTGTGGAGCTCGAGAATTTCGATCTTTATTTGCCTCAACAGATCCTTTACCAATTATATTTGATGGATGTGCAGTCAATCATCATCGAAGGCGGCAAGAAAACCTTAGATATGTTTATAGATGCGGGTTTGTGGGACGAAGCCCGAATTTTCCGATCTGCAGAAACGTGGTCCGATGGTATCCCAGCCCCACATATCGAAGGTGAAGAATGGAACCTGGTAAAAGTAGGTTCCGATAGTTTTCAAACCTTAATTCATTCCTAA
- the prmC gene encoding peptide chain release factor N(5)-glutamine methyltransferase → MVTLLKIRQEFVEKLGEIYDPEEAKTLSQIAVEAVTGWNRMQQNIQLQTALDKEVLNALYDILQTLQAGKPIQHIFGHAPFYNMDFKVNQHTLIPRPETEELVEMILADHEGQKNLKVVDIGTGTGCIAISLQKHLSNATTTALDVSSKALEIARENAQRLEAKIDFRCLDILEWELSFGEGKFDIIVSNPPYITQSEMRDMHQNVLQHEPHTALFVPEEAPLLFYDYIADFALSHLAPDGTLYFEINQYLAEETKALMLKKGFSTAEIYSDINNVPRMLKAAL, encoded by the coding sequence ATGGTAACCTTATTGAAAATTCGTCAAGAATTTGTTGAAAAACTTGGCGAAATCTATGACCCAGAAGAAGCTAAAACCTTGTCTCAGATCGCTGTCGAAGCAGTCACGGGTTGGAATCGAATGCAGCAAAATATACAACTTCAAACTGCCCTCGATAAAGAAGTGCTGAATGCATTATATGACATACTGCAAACATTACAAGCAGGGAAACCCATACAACATATCTTTGGCCACGCTCCTTTTTACAATATGGATTTTAAGGTCAATCAACATACACTAATCCCCCGACCGGAAACGGAGGAACTAGTCGAAATGATTCTTGCCGACCATGAGGGCCAGAAAAATTTAAAAGTTGTCGATATCGGAACGGGTACTGGATGCATAGCCATCAGCCTTCAGAAACATTTATCCAACGCTACAACGACTGCACTCGATGTTTCTAGCAAGGCGCTGGAAATTGCACGTGAAAATGCACAGCGATTGGAAGCAAAGATTGATTTCCGTTGTTTGGACATCCTAGAGTGGGAATTGTCTTTTGGAGAGGGAAAGTTCGACATTATCGTCAGCAATCCGCCTTATATCACGCAGTCCGAGATGCGCGATATGCATCAAAATGTTTTACAACATGAGCCACACACAGCTTTATTTGTCCCTGAGGAAGCCCCGCTCCTCTTCTATGACTATATTGCCGATTTTGCGCTATCCCACCTCGCACCTGATGGAACTCTTTATTTCGAGATTAATCAATACCTCGCTGAGGAAACAAAAGCGCTAATGCTAAAAAAAGGCTTCTCCACGGCAGAAATCTACAGCGATATAAACAATGTTCCTAGAATGTTGAAAGCCGCTTTATAG
- a CDS encoding LytR/AlgR family response regulator transcription factor — protein sequence MRAVLIDDEISNVENLSTLLEKHCPQVTIIATARNVSDAVDAIEKYLPDLVFLDIQMGEQTGFDVLKLLPTRNFEVIFVTAYDQYGIQAVKFAALDYLLKPIDIEELVNAVNKAGYKLAKQIQTSQLDFLLQQIKIPETNISKIALQMQSEIRYVALSEIVRCEADNTYTHFFLSSGEKILVSKSLKEYADLLCPSGFLRTHQSHLVNPKYVKSWLKEDGGMLLLISGEKIPISKPNKETVKQALQQL from the coding sequence ATGAGAGCAGTTTTAATAGATGACGAAATTTCCAACGTAGAAAACCTGTCGACTTTGTTAGAAAAGCACTGTCCGCAGGTAACTATAATCGCAACGGCACGAAATGTAAGTGATGCGGTTGACGCGATTGAAAAATATTTGCCGGATTTAGTGTTTCTGGATATTCAAATGGGCGAGCAAACAGGTTTTGATGTGCTAAAACTACTTCCAACGCGTAATTTCGAAGTTATTTTTGTTACCGCTTACGACCAATACGGAATACAAGCTGTAAAATTTGCCGCTTTAGATTATCTTTTAAAACCTATTGATATTGAGGAATTGGTGAATGCGGTAAATAAAGCCGGATATAAATTGGCAAAACAAATACAAACTTCGCAGCTCGATTTTTTACTGCAACAAATAAAAATACCTGAAACGAACATTAGTAAGATTGCCCTACAAATGCAAAGCGAAATAAGGTATGTTGCTTTATCAGAAATTGTACGTTGCGAAGCAGATAATACGTATACTCACTTTTTCCTTTCGAGCGGTGAAAAAATATTGGTTTCTAAATCACTTAAGGAATATGCCGATTTACTGTGTCCCAGCGGATTTTTAAGAACTCACCAAAGCCATTTAGTCAATCCAAAATACGTAAAAAGCTGGTTAAAAGAGGACGGTGGTATGCTACTTTTAATATCTGGAGAAAAAATACCGATTTCTAAGCCCAACAAGGAGACCGTAAAGCAAGCCTTGCAACAGCTCTAA
- a CDS encoding sensor histidine kinase has protein sequence MKKIIFTLLSFIITLSTVDAQKGINFYHNYAAGGRLLMNVDSSAKNVYYANIFPNQPNTYFSYLPEVNHVSVQIYLRQTDSVQHYRYTILEDNKPIVVNKSINQDELKDVVRKDDEWQDEIFRSTTLGVFPIKDKTFTILVYSIERPLIIDKSVFYGKPIPRAKIKLLAKRFATDKGVDYARILAPKDSTNLTFNEKDDELTIVKDKSDIDYLYGISIKDKRTNSIVFESTAWQYGGYMDDIDGYDVHLPYVKMDKSVFKKSGDYEITIQPLIRWDRYLDYDISPKEIENYATRHTLSITLDKQSYTSGELGKYIGITCALLGTIAGLIMVYIKRRSKKLLAEKEAQKNIAKLQLNSIRSQLNPHFLFNALSGIQNLMNKNETDNANKYLAKFARLTRNVLDNKELVSLSQEKTLLDDYLQMEQLRFGFTYEINHSEDLDLANMEIPSMLLQPFVENAVKHGISQKATAGKIIIEFIKQANDLVLTITDNGNGFDTGKKNNGLGLQLSDSRIALLNRIYKENRFTLAIQSTTNGTNISLILTDWL, from the coding sequence ATGAAAAAGATCATCTTTACATTACTCAGTTTCATTATCACGCTATCAACAGTAGATGCACAGAAAGGAATCAACTTTTATCACAACTACGCTGCGGGAGGAAGACTACTCATGAACGTAGACAGTTCAGCAAAAAATGTCTATTATGCCAATATATTTCCGAACCAACCCAATACCTATTTTAGTTATTTGCCGGAAGTCAACCATGTAAGTGTCCAGATTTATCTTAGACAGACAGATAGCGTACAGCACTATCGGTACACTATCTTGGAGGATAATAAACCGATCGTGGTAAATAAGTCGATCAATCAAGACGAATTAAAAGATGTCGTCAGGAAAGACGATGAATGGCAAGACGAAATATTCCGTTCTACAACACTTGGTGTTTTTCCTATAAAGGACAAAACTTTTACAATATTGGTCTACAGTATCGAAAGACCTCTTATTATCGATAAATCTGTTTTTTATGGGAAGCCTATTCCAAGAGCGAAAATCAAACTTCTTGCAAAACGCTTTGCAACAGACAAAGGTGTTGACTACGCCCGTATACTAGCGCCAAAAGATAGCACAAACCTTACTTTCAATGAAAAAGACGATGAACTGACTATTGTAAAAGACAAATCAGATATTGATTATCTCTACGGTATCTCCATAAAAGACAAGCGAACAAACAGCATAGTTTTCGAATCAACAGCTTGGCAATACGGTGGATATATGGATGATATTGATGGGTATGACGTTCATTTACCTTATGTGAAGATGGATAAAAGTGTTTTCAAAAAATCAGGAGATTATGAAATTACCATTCAGCCATTGATTCGATGGGATAGATACCTTGATTACGATATTTCTCCAAAAGAAATAGAAAATTACGCAACCCGGCATACGCTTTCCATTACCTTGGACAAGCAAAGCTATACATCAGGAGAGTTAGGGAAATACATTGGCATTACTTGCGCCCTATTAGGTACTATAGCAGGCTTGATAATGGTTTACATCAAACGAAGAAGCAAAAAATTATTGGCAGAAAAAGAGGCGCAAAAGAACATCGCAAAGCTTCAACTTAACTCCATTCGTTCCCAATTAAACCCTCACTTTCTGTTTAATGCGCTCTCCGGCATCCAAAATTTGATGAACAAAAACGAAACAGACAATGCGAATAAATACCTTGCTAAATTTGCCCGGTTAACGCGCAACGTGCTTGATAACAAAGAACTGGTTAGTTTGTCACAAGAAAAAACTTTACTGGACGATTACCTGCAAATGGAGCAATTGCGGTTCGGCTTTACCTACGAAATTAATCACTCCGAAGACTTAGATTTAGCTAACATGGAAATACCAAGTATGCTGTTACAGCCTTTTGTAGAAAATGCGGTGAAACACGGCATATCGCAAAAAGCTACTGCTGGAAAAATTATCATTGAATTTATTAAGCAAGCAAATGATCTGGTCTTGACTATTACCGATAATGGAAATGGATTTGACACAGGGAAAAAGAATAATGGTTTAGGTCTTCAATTAAGTGACAGTAGAATAGCGCTATTAAATCGAATTTATAAAGAAAATCGCTTTACCTTAGCTATACAATCAACTACTAACGGGACTAACATAAGCTTAATATTAACCGATTGGCTATAA
- a CDS encoding PTS sugar transporter subunit IIBC, translating to MNFTDKKVSIRRAIAILAKNGIQVDDDEATVIVDFLYLMAKNHKKDEKEKIPKP from the coding sequence ATGAATTTTACAGATAAAAAGGTTTCAATTAGACGGGCAATTGCGATATTAGCAAAAAATGGTATTCAAGTTGACGATGATGAGGCTACGGTTATAGTAGACTTCCTTTATCTCATGGCAAAAAATCATAAAAAAGACGAGAAAGAAAAGATACCGAAACCTTAA
- a CDS encoding recombinase family protein, with the protein MKTAYLYIRVSTDEQKRKGYSLPEQEDRLLKYCRYNNIEVKGVYREDFSAKNFNRPEWKKLFLTVKSKPKEDQNILFIKWDRFSRNVEYAYEMIGMLRKYRTTAMAIDQPIDFSVPESTVMLAVYLSVLEAENSRRAMNTANGIRRAKQMGRYPSKAPLGFINLTTVDGKKIITPNQPEAGIIRWVFLQLAKNIHRIEEVRKMAAGRGLKCSRSYFFRLIRNPAYCGLIPIKSESEGGYMVKGIHEPLISEALFYEVQKIINTKRRITSQKDDLKATFYLRGILECPICHKKLSGSFSRGSTKRYPYYHCQKRCKTRINALFLNECYERKLGQLALSSGAMDLFKSILEDWNTGTIKAMYSQHRNIVVRKLIEQESTLSQARKLFVADVLKSDDYNAVKRECHVNSKCLKRELNDINIKLEGIGKQSLLDNRSFVRILKRFPSLDTADKKHLVSLIAPLHINFQTGDMSLELHGGLSKILSIK; encoded by the coding sequence ATGAAAACTGCTTACCTATATATCCGTGTCAGTACGGACGAGCAAAAAAGAAAAGGATATTCTTTGCCGGAACAGGAAGATCGACTACTAAAATATTGCCGGTATAACAATATAGAAGTCAAGGGGGTTTATCGTGAAGACTTCTCCGCCAAGAATTTCAACCGACCTGAATGGAAAAAACTATTTTTAACTGTCAAAAGTAAACCAAAAGAGGACCAAAACATATTATTCATCAAATGGGACAGGTTTAGCCGAAATGTTGAATATGCCTATGAGATGATAGGTATGCTTCGAAAATACAGAACGACAGCTATGGCGATTGACCAACCCATAGACTTTTCCGTACCGGAAAGTACGGTCATGCTTGCCGTTTATCTATCTGTACTGGAAGCGGAAAACAGTAGACGGGCAATGAATACGGCAAACGGCATCCGTCGGGCAAAACAGATGGGTAGATATCCGAGCAAAGCTCCTTTGGGCTTTATTAATCTGACAACAGTAGATGGCAAGAAAATCATTACACCAAATCAACCCGAGGCAGGTATCATAAGGTGGGTCTTTCTCCAACTTGCCAAGAATATCCATAGGATTGAGGAAGTTCGAAAGATGGCTGCCGGTAGAGGGTTGAAATGTTCCCGTTCGTACTTTTTCCGCCTTATACGCAATCCTGCATACTGTGGTCTTATCCCAATTAAATCTGAATCAGAGGGAGGGTACATGGTAAAGGGAATCCATGAACCATTGATTTCCGAAGCACTGTTTTATGAGGTTCAGAAGATAATCAACACAAAGAGAAGGATTACTTCCCAAAAGGACGATTTGAAGGCAACGTTTTATCTAAGGGGAATTTTAGAGTGCCCGATCTGTCATAAAAAGCTCAGTGGAAGCTTTTCCCGAGGTTCAACCAAAAGATATCCATATTACCATTGTCAAAAAAGATGCAAGACAAGAATCAATGCACTCTTTCTGAACGAGTGCTATGAACGTAAACTTGGGCAACTGGCACTTTCATCCGGAGCGATGGATTTATTCAAGAGCATCTTGGAAGATTGGAACACAGGTACGATAAAGGCAATGTATTCACAGCATCGAAATATAGTTGTTAGAAAACTGATTGAACAGGAATCGACACTTTCCCAAGCCCGAAAGCTATTTGTAGCTGATGTGCTAAAATCCGATGATTACAATGCGGTAAAAAGAGAATGCCATGTCAATTCCAAATGTCTGAAAAGGGAACTGAACGATATCAATATTAAATTAGAGGGTATCGGTAAACAAAGCCTGTTGGATAACCGTTCCTTTGTCCGTATTCTTAAACGATTTCCGAGCTTAGACACAGCGGACAAAAAGCACCTTGTCAGCCTTATTGCTCCGCTTCATATTAATTTCCAGACAGGAGATATGTCTTTAGAATTGCATGGCGGATTATCAAAAATATTATCGATAAAATGA